The following are from one region of the Syngnathus acus chromosome 19, fSynAcu1.2, whole genome shotgun sequence genome:
- the jakmip3 gene encoding janus kinase and microtubule-interacting protein 3 isoform X9: protein MSKRAPAGRARAERTDAVGTLQAANDELRAKLMDVQLELQQEKNKVSRLERERSQELRAEHHRATAAMTELKSKLHEEKQKELAVTRETLLRQHEMELMRVIKIKDGEIQRLNALVLSLRDGSMDKVRSGGALLAEVEETRRSWETERCRLHQELQEQRGAKRSAEEALAAAQQACQSRAAELRSAHHQHGEELSRTKRDCEREIRRLMDEIKLKDRAVSVLDKALGLQAGHAHRLQLQTQAAEQQIAALRDSQRAGLNYPGSGVNAATSNPLHSSQEDRDTRRFQLKIAELSAVIRKLEDRNALLSEERNELLKRLRETESQFLPLLDKNKRLSRKNEELSLVLCRLENKVRFVTQENEEMASLRRPSSLNDLDRGCGQQDGEMEFLRLQVVEQRHIIDDLSKALETGAHVRNVIERDLVLRYRRRESLRRKRSVRSCKVIETFYGYDEDVSVDSDGSSLSFHTDRTPDTEPEEGCVREEAELRYRQLTQEYQALQRAYALLAQTSGGDYDAEKEIKTREQLMVEMGHYQSRVADLESALKQQGQNVKWVEEKQLLRQSNQQLAEKVRRMEAEEARLKEHIQDIRDQNELLEFRILELEEREWRSPVLKFQQVRFPDGLSPLQIYCEAEGVSVRKASLATLTLTRGPRAPYIAPCAFPQDIVISDLMKKLDILGDNAVSNLTNEEQVVVIHARTLLTLAEKWLESIEVTKSALQQKMLDIESEKDMFCKQKGYLDEELDFRKRSMDQAHKRILELEAMLYEALPQRDCPATDGEKASHAGVNDMLTADQREELRSAVDQWKRALMCELRERDACILQERMDLLHSAQQRNKELKEFIEAQKRQIKQLEEKFLFLFLFFSLAFILWP, encoded by the exons ATGTCCAAACGAGCTCCGGCAGGGCGGGCCAGGGCGGAGCGAACGGACGCCGTGGGCACCCTTCAAGCCGCCAATGACGAGCTGAGAGCCAAACTGATGGACGTCCAGTTAGAACTTCAGCAGGAGAAGAACAAG GTCAGCCgtctggagagagagagaagtcaGGAACTGCGGGCGGAGCACCACCGCGCCACCGCCGCCATGACGGAACTCAAAAGCAAACTCCATGAGGAGAAGCAGAAAGAGTTAGCCGTTACCAGGGAGACATTACTGCGGCAGCATGAAATGGAGCTGATGAGAGTGATCAAAATCAAAGATGGAGAGATCCAGCGACTGAATGCCTTGGTCCTCAGCCTGAGGGACGGCTCCATGGACAAG GTGAGGAGCGGGGGCGCTTTGCTGGCGGAGGTGGAGGAGACGCGGCGGAGTTGGGAGACCGAGCGGTGTCGCCTCCACCAGGAGCTTCAGGAGCAACGCGGAGCAAAGAGGAGCGCGGAAGAAGCCCTGGCAGCGGCCCAGCAGGCCTGCCAGTCCCGAGCGGCCGAGCTCCGATCGGCTCATCACCAGCATGGGGAGGAGCTGAGCCGAACCAAGAGAGACTGCGAGAGGGAGATCCGCCGACTG ATGGATGAGATCAAGCTGAAGGACAGAGCGGTTAGTGTTTTGGATAAAGCCCTGGGGCTACAGGCCGGCCACGCCCACCGCCTTCAGCTGCAGACTCAGGCTGCCGAGCAGCAGATCGCCGCCCTGAGGGATTCCCAAAGGGCGGGCCTAAACTACCCTGGAAGTGGGGTCAACGCCGCTACTAGCAATCCTCTTCATAGC TCTCAGGAGGATCGGGACACGCGAAGGTTTCAGCTGAAAATCGCTGAGCTCAGCGCAGTCATCAGGAAACTGGAGGATCGAAATGCCCTGCTTTCTGAAGAGCGCAACGAACTG CTGAAGCGActgagagaaacagagagcCAGTTTCTGCCACTcctggacaaaaacaaacgccTGAGCAGGAAGAATGAAGAACTCTCGCTGGTGCTGTGTCGCCTCGAAAACAAAGTGCGCTTTGTCACCCAGGAGAACGAGGAGATGGCAAGCTTG AGAAGGCCTAGTTCGCTCAATGACCTGGACCGCGGTTGCGGCCAGCAGGACGGTGAAATGGAGTTTCTACGGCTTCAAGTTGTGGAGCAGCGGCACATCATCGACGACTTGTCCAAG GCTCTGGAGACAGGAGCTCACGTCAGAAATGTAATT GAAAGAGATTTGGTGCTACGATACCGACGTCGAGAATCTCTGAGGAGGAAACGGAGCGTGAGGTCCTGCAAG GTCATCGAAACATTTTACGGCTACGACGAAGACGTGTCGGTGGACTCGGACGGATCGTCCTTGTCTTTTCACACCGACAGAACCCCCGACACGGAACCCGAAGAG gggtgtgtgcgtgaggaGGCGGAGCTTCGCTACCGCCAGCTGACGCAAGAATATCAAGCGCTGCAACGAGCCTACGCTCTGCTAGCCCAGACCAGCGGAGGGGACTACGACGCCGAGAAGGAGATCAAG ACCAGAGAACAGCTGATGGTTGAAATGGGTCACTATCAAAGCAGAGTGGCAGATCTGGAGTCAGCGCTGAAACAACAAGGACAG AATGTCAAGTGGGTGGAGGAGAAACAGCTGCTGCGTCAGAGCAATCAGCAGTTGGCCGAAAAG GTCAGGCGGATGGAGGCGGAAGAAGCGCGTCTGAAAGAGCACATCCAGGATATCCGAGACCAAAACGAACTGCTTGAGTTCCGCATCCTGGAGCTGGAG GAGAGGGAGTGGCGCTCCCCCGTTTTGAAGTTCCAGCAAGTCCGTTTCCCAGACGGCCTCAGCCCTTTGCAGATCTACTGCGAGGCCGAGGGCGTGAGCGTACGTAAGGCGTCCCTcgcaaccctaaccctaacccgaggtCCCAGAGCGCCTTACATTGCTCCTTGCGCCTTTCCCCAGGACATCGTCATCAGTGATCTGATGAAGAAGCTGGACATCCTGGGCGATAACGCCGTAAGT AATCTCACCAACGAGGAGCAGGTGGTCGTGATTCACGCCAGGACCCTTCTCACCCTAGCCGAGAAG TGGTTAGAATCCATCGAAGTGACCAAGTCAGCACTTCAACAGAAGATGTTGGACATTGAAAGTGAGAAG GATATGTTCTGCAAGCAGAAGGGCTACCTGGATGAAGAGTTGGACTTCAGGAAGCGTTCCATGGACCAGGCTCATAAG AGGATCCTGGAGCTGGAGGCCATGTTGTACGAGGCGCTACCGCAGCGGGACTGCCCCGCCACGGACGGCGAAAAGGCCAGCCACGCTGGCGTGAATGACATGCTGACGGCGGATCAGAGAGAAGAGCTTAGGAGCGCCGTGGACCAATGGAAGCGAGCCCTGATGTGCGAGTTGAGGGAGCGCGACGCTTGCATCCTCCAAGAGAGAATGGATCTGCTGCACAGCGCGCAACAG AGGAACAAAGAGCTGAAAGAATTCATCGAAGCTCAGAAGAGACAAATCAAACAATTGGAGGAGAAGTTTctgtttctctttctcttcttctccttggCCTTCATTCTGTGGCCCTAA
- the jakmip3 gene encoding janus kinase and microtubule-interacting protein 3 isoform X13, translating into MSKRAPAGRARAERTDAVGTLQAANDELRAKLMDVQLELQQEKNKVSRLERERSQELRAEHHRATAAMTELKSKLHEEKQKELAVTRETLLRQHEMELMRVIKIKDGEIQRLNALVLSLRDGSMDKVRSGGALLAEVEETRRSWETERCRLHQELQEQRGAKRSAEEALAAAQQACQSRAAELRSAHHQHGEELSRTKRDCEREIRRLMDEIKLKDRAVSVLDKALGLQAGHAHRLQLQTQAAEQQIAALRDSQRAGLNYPGSGVNAATSNPLHSSQEDRDTRRFQLKIAELSAVIRKLEDRNALLSEERNELLKRLRETESQFLPLLDKNKRLSRKNEELSLVLCRLENKVRFVTQENEEMASLRRPSSLNDLDRGCGQQDGEMEFLRLQVVEQRHIIDDLSKALETGAHVRNVIERDLVLRYRRRESLRRKRSVRSCKVIETFYGYDEDVSVDSDGSSLSFHTDRTPDTEPEEGCVREEAELRYRQLTQEYQALQRAYALLAQTSGGDYDAEKEIKTREQLMVEMGHYQSRVADLESALKQQGQNVKWVEEKQLLRQSNQQLAEKVRRMEAEEARLKEHIQDIRDQNELLEFRILELEEREWRSPVLKFQQVRFPDGLSPLQIYCEAEGVSDIVISDLMKKLDILGDNAVSNLTNEEQVVVIHARTLLTLAEKWLESIEVTKSALQQKMLDIESEKDMFCKQKGYLDEELDFRKRSMDQAHKRILELEAMLYEALPQRDCPATDGEKASHAGVNDMLTADQREELRSAVDQWKRALMCELRERDACILQERMDLLHSAQQRNKELKEFIEAQKRQIKQLEEKFLFLFLFFSLAFILWP; encoded by the exons ATGTCCAAACGAGCTCCGGCAGGGCGGGCCAGGGCGGAGCGAACGGACGCCGTGGGCACCCTTCAAGCCGCCAATGACGAGCTGAGAGCCAAACTGATGGACGTCCAGTTAGAACTTCAGCAGGAGAAGAACAAG GTCAGCCgtctggagagagagagaagtcaGGAACTGCGGGCGGAGCACCACCGCGCCACCGCCGCCATGACGGAACTCAAAAGCAAACTCCATGAGGAGAAGCAGAAAGAGTTAGCCGTTACCAGGGAGACATTACTGCGGCAGCATGAAATGGAGCTGATGAGAGTGATCAAAATCAAAGATGGAGAGATCCAGCGACTGAATGCCTTGGTCCTCAGCCTGAGGGACGGCTCCATGGACAAG GTGAGGAGCGGGGGCGCTTTGCTGGCGGAGGTGGAGGAGACGCGGCGGAGTTGGGAGACCGAGCGGTGTCGCCTCCACCAGGAGCTTCAGGAGCAACGCGGAGCAAAGAGGAGCGCGGAAGAAGCCCTGGCAGCGGCCCAGCAGGCCTGCCAGTCCCGAGCGGCCGAGCTCCGATCGGCTCATCACCAGCATGGGGAGGAGCTGAGCCGAACCAAGAGAGACTGCGAGAGGGAGATCCGCCGACTG ATGGATGAGATCAAGCTGAAGGACAGAGCGGTTAGTGTTTTGGATAAAGCCCTGGGGCTACAGGCCGGCCACGCCCACCGCCTTCAGCTGCAGACTCAGGCTGCCGAGCAGCAGATCGCCGCCCTGAGGGATTCCCAAAGGGCGGGCCTAAACTACCCTGGAAGTGGGGTCAACGCCGCTACTAGCAATCCTCTTCATAGC TCTCAGGAGGATCGGGACACGCGAAGGTTTCAGCTGAAAATCGCTGAGCTCAGCGCAGTCATCAGGAAACTGGAGGATCGAAATGCCCTGCTTTCTGAAGAGCGCAACGAACTG CTGAAGCGActgagagaaacagagagcCAGTTTCTGCCACTcctggacaaaaacaaacgccTGAGCAGGAAGAATGAAGAACTCTCGCTGGTGCTGTGTCGCCTCGAAAACAAAGTGCGCTTTGTCACCCAGGAGAACGAGGAGATGGCAAGCTTG AGAAGGCCTAGTTCGCTCAATGACCTGGACCGCGGTTGCGGCCAGCAGGACGGTGAAATGGAGTTTCTACGGCTTCAAGTTGTGGAGCAGCGGCACATCATCGACGACTTGTCCAAG GCTCTGGAGACAGGAGCTCACGTCAGAAATGTAATT GAAAGAGATTTGGTGCTACGATACCGACGTCGAGAATCTCTGAGGAGGAAACGGAGCGTGAGGTCCTGCAAG GTCATCGAAACATTTTACGGCTACGACGAAGACGTGTCGGTGGACTCGGACGGATCGTCCTTGTCTTTTCACACCGACAGAACCCCCGACACGGAACCCGAAGAG gggtgtgtgcgtgaggaGGCGGAGCTTCGCTACCGCCAGCTGACGCAAGAATATCAAGCGCTGCAACGAGCCTACGCTCTGCTAGCCCAGACCAGCGGAGGGGACTACGACGCCGAGAAGGAGATCAAG ACCAGAGAACAGCTGATGGTTGAAATGGGTCACTATCAAAGCAGAGTGGCAGATCTGGAGTCAGCGCTGAAACAACAAGGACAG AATGTCAAGTGGGTGGAGGAGAAACAGCTGCTGCGTCAGAGCAATCAGCAGTTGGCCGAAAAG GTCAGGCGGATGGAGGCGGAAGAAGCGCGTCTGAAAGAGCACATCCAGGATATCCGAGACCAAAACGAACTGCTTGAGTTCCGCATCCTGGAGCTGGAG GAGAGGGAGTGGCGCTCCCCCGTTTTGAAGTTCCAGCAAGTCCGTTTCCCAGACGGCCTCAGCCCTTTGCAGATCTACTGCGAGGCCGAGGGCGTGAGC GACATCGTCATCAGTGATCTGATGAAGAAGCTGGACATCCTGGGCGATAACGCCGTAAGT AATCTCACCAACGAGGAGCAGGTGGTCGTGATTCACGCCAGGACCCTTCTCACCCTAGCCGAGAAG TGGTTAGAATCCATCGAAGTGACCAAGTCAGCACTTCAACAGAAGATGTTGGACATTGAAAGTGAGAAG GATATGTTCTGCAAGCAGAAGGGCTACCTGGATGAAGAGTTGGACTTCAGGAAGCGTTCCATGGACCAGGCTCATAAG AGGATCCTGGAGCTGGAGGCCATGTTGTACGAGGCGCTACCGCAGCGGGACTGCCCCGCCACGGACGGCGAAAAGGCCAGCCACGCTGGCGTGAATGACATGCTGACGGCGGATCAGAGAGAAGAGCTTAGGAGCGCCGTGGACCAATGGAAGCGAGCCCTGATGTGCGAGTTGAGGGAGCGCGACGCTTGCATCCTCCAAGAGAGAATGGATCTGCTGCACAGCGCGCAACAG AGGAACAAAGAGCTGAAAGAATTCATCGAAGCTCAGAAGAGACAAATCAAACAATTGGAGGAGAAGTTTctgtttctctttctcttcttctccttggCCTTCATTCTGTGGCCCTAA
- the jakmip3 gene encoding janus kinase and microtubule-interacting protein 3 isoform X5 — MSKRAPAGRARAERTDAVGTLQAANDELRAKLMDVQLELQQEKNKVKTSTDRHCVSRLERERSQELRAEHHRATAAMTELKSKLHEEKQKELAVTRETLLRQHEMELMRVIKIKDGEIQRLNALVLSLRDGSMDKVRSGGALLAEVEETRRSWETERCRLHQELQEQRGAKRSAEEALAAAQQACQSRAAELRSAHHQHGEELSRTKRDCEREIRRLVGLIRCAMDEIKLKDRAVSVLDKALGLQAGHAHRLQLQTQAAEQQIAALRDSQRAGLNYPGSGVNAATSNPLHSSQEDRDTRRFQLKIAELSAVIRKLEDRNALLSEERNELLKRLRETESQFLPLLDKNKRLSRKNEELSLVLCRLENKVRFVTQENEEMASLRRPSSLNDLDRGCGQQDGEMEFLRLQVVEQRHIIDDLSKALETGAHVRNVIERDLVLRYRRRESLRRKRSVRSCKVIETFYGYDEDVSVDSDGSSLSFHTDRTPDTEPEEGCVREEAELRYRQLTQEYQALQRAYALLAQTSGGDYDAEKEIKTREQLMVEMGHYQSRVADLESALKQQGQNVKWVEEKQLLRQSNQQLAEKVRRMEAEEARLKEHIQDIRDQNELLEFRILELEEREWRSPVLKFQQVRFPDGLSPLQIYCEAEGVSVRKASLATLTLTRGPRAPYIAPCAFPQDIVISDLMKKLDILGDNAVSNLTNEEQVVVIHARTLLTLAEKWLESIEVTKSALQQKMLDIESEKKGYLDEELDFRKRSMDQAHKRILELEAMLYEALPQRDCPATDGEKASHAGVNDMLTADQREELRSAVDQWKRALMCELRERDACILQERMDLLHSAQQRNKELKEFIEAQKRQIKQLEEKFLFLFLFFSLAFILWP, encoded by the exons ATGTCCAAACGAGCTCCGGCAGGGCGGGCCAGGGCGGAGCGAACGGACGCCGTGGGCACCCTTCAAGCCGCCAATGACGAGCTGAGAGCCAAACTGATGGACGTCCAGTTAGAACTTCAGCAGGAGAAGAACAAGGTGAAGACCTCAACGGACAGAcactgc GTCAGCCgtctggagagagagagaagtcaGGAACTGCGGGCGGAGCACCACCGCGCCACCGCCGCCATGACGGAACTCAAAAGCAAACTCCATGAGGAGAAGCAGAAAGAGTTAGCCGTTACCAGGGAGACATTACTGCGGCAGCATGAAATGGAGCTGATGAGAGTGATCAAAATCAAAGATGGAGAGATCCAGCGACTGAATGCCTTGGTCCTCAGCCTGAGGGACGGCTCCATGGACAAG GTGAGGAGCGGGGGCGCTTTGCTGGCGGAGGTGGAGGAGACGCGGCGGAGTTGGGAGACCGAGCGGTGTCGCCTCCACCAGGAGCTTCAGGAGCAACGCGGAGCAAAGAGGAGCGCGGAAGAAGCCCTGGCAGCGGCCCAGCAGGCCTGCCAGTCCCGAGCGGCCGAGCTCCGATCGGCTCATCACCAGCATGGGGAGGAGCTGAGCCGAACCAAGAGAGACTGCGAGAGGGAGATCCGCCGACTGGTAGGACTGATCAGATGCGCG ATGGATGAGATCAAGCTGAAGGACAGAGCGGTTAGTGTTTTGGATAAAGCCCTGGGGCTACAGGCCGGCCACGCCCACCGCCTTCAGCTGCAGACTCAGGCTGCCGAGCAGCAGATCGCCGCCCTGAGGGATTCCCAAAGGGCGGGCCTAAACTACCCTGGAAGTGGGGTCAACGCCGCTACTAGCAATCCTCTTCATAGC TCTCAGGAGGATCGGGACACGCGAAGGTTTCAGCTGAAAATCGCTGAGCTCAGCGCAGTCATCAGGAAACTGGAGGATCGAAATGCCCTGCTTTCTGAAGAGCGCAACGAACTG CTGAAGCGActgagagaaacagagagcCAGTTTCTGCCACTcctggacaaaaacaaacgccTGAGCAGGAAGAATGAAGAACTCTCGCTGGTGCTGTGTCGCCTCGAAAACAAAGTGCGCTTTGTCACCCAGGAGAACGAGGAGATGGCAAGCTTG AGAAGGCCTAGTTCGCTCAATGACCTGGACCGCGGTTGCGGCCAGCAGGACGGTGAAATGGAGTTTCTACGGCTTCAAGTTGTGGAGCAGCGGCACATCATCGACGACTTGTCCAAG GCTCTGGAGACAGGAGCTCACGTCAGAAATGTAATT GAAAGAGATTTGGTGCTACGATACCGACGTCGAGAATCTCTGAGGAGGAAACGGAGCGTGAGGTCCTGCAAG GTCATCGAAACATTTTACGGCTACGACGAAGACGTGTCGGTGGACTCGGACGGATCGTCCTTGTCTTTTCACACCGACAGAACCCCCGACACGGAACCCGAAGAG gggtgtgtgcgtgaggaGGCGGAGCTTCGCTACCGCCAGCTGACGCAAGAATATCAAGCGCTGCAACGAGCCTACGCTCTGCTAGCCCAGACCAGCGGAGGGGACTACGACGCCGAGAAGGAGATCAAG ACCAGAGAACAGCTGATGGTTGAAATGGGTCACTATCAAAGCAGAGTGGCAGATCTGGAGTCAGCGCTGAAACAACAAGGACAG AATGTCAAGTGGGTGGAGGAGAAACAGCTGCTGCGTCAGAGCAATCAGCAGTTGGCCGAAAAG GTCAGGCGGATGGAGGCGGAAGAAGCGCGTCTGAAAGAGCACATCCAGGATATCCGAGACCAAAACGAACTGCTTGAGTTCCGCATCCTGGAGCTGGAG GAGAGGGAGTGGCGCTCCCCCGTTTTGAAGTTCCAGCAAGTCCGTTTCCCAGACGGCCTCAGCCCTTTGCAGATCTACTGCGAGGCCGAGGGCGTGAGCGTACGTAAGGCGTCCCTcgcaaccctaaccctaacccgaggtCCCAGAGCGCCTTACATTGCTCCTTGCGCCTTTCCCCAGGACATCGTCATCAGTGATCTGATGAAGAAGCTGGACATCCTGGGCGATAACGCCGTAAGT AATCTCACCAACGAGGAGCAGGTGGTCGTGATTCACGCCAGGACCCTTCTCACCCTAGCCGAGAAG TGGTTAGAATCCATCGAAGTGACCAAGTCAGCACTTCAACAGAAGATGTTGGACATTGAAAGTGAGAAG AAGGGCTACCTGGATGAAGAGTTGGACTTCAGGAAGCGTTCCATGGACCAGGCTCATAAG AGGATCCTGGAGCTGGAGGCCATGTTGTACGAGGCGCTACCGCAGCGGGACTGCCCCGCCACGGACGGCGAAAAGGCCAGCCACGCTGGCGTGAATGACATGCTGACGGCGGATCAGAGAGAAGAGCTTAGGAGCGCCGTGGACCAATGGAAGCGAGCCCTGATGTGCGAGTTGAGGGAGCGCGACGCTTGCATCCTCCAAGAGAGAATGGATCTGCTGCACAGCGCGCAACAG AGGAACAAAGAGCTGAAAGAATTCATCGAAGCTCAGAAGAGACAAATCAAACAATTGGAGGAGAAGTTTctgtttctctttctcttcttctccttggCCTTCATTCTGTGGCCCTAA
- the jakmip3 gene encoding janus kinase and microtubule-interacting protein 3 isoform X11: MSKRAPAGRARAERTDAVGTLQAANDELRAKLMDVQLELQQEKNKVKTSTDRHCVSRLERERSQELRAEHHRATAAMTELKSKLHEEKQKELAVTRETLLRQHEMELMRVIKIKDGEIQRLNALVLSLRDGSMDKVRSGGALLAEVEETRRSWETERCRLHQELQEQRGAKRSAEEALAAAQQACQSRAAELRSAHHQHGEELSRTKRDCEREIRRLVGLIRCAMDEIKLKDRAVSVLDKALGLQAGHAHRLQLQTQAAEQQIAALRDSQRAGLNYPGSGVNAATSNPLHSSQEDRDTRRFQLKIAELSAVIRKLEDRNALLSEERNELLKRLRETESQFLPLLDKNKRLSRKNEELSLVLCRLENKVRFVTQENEEMASLRRPSSLNDLDRGCGQQDGEMEFLRLQVVEQRHIIDDLSKALETGAHVRNVIERDLVLRYRRRESLRRKRSVRSCKVIETFYGYDEDVSVDSDGSSLSFHTDRTPDTEPEEGCVREEAELRYRQLTQEYQALQRAYALLAQTSGGDYDAEKEIKTREQLMVEMGHYQSRVADLESALKQQGQNVKWVEEKQLLRQSNQQLAEKVRRMEAEEARLKEHIQDIRDQNELLEFRILELEEREWRSPVLKFQQVRFPDGLSPLQIYCEAEGVSDIVISDLMKKLDILGDNANLTNEEQVVVIHARTLLTLAEKWLESIEVTKSALQQKMLDIESEKDMFCKQKGYLDEELDFRKRSMDQAHKRILELEAMLYEALPQRDCPATDGEKASHAGVNDMLTADQREELRSAVDQWKRALMCELRERDACILQERMDLLHSAQQRNKELKEFIEAQKRQIKQLEEKFLFLFLFFSLAFILWP; the protein is encoded by the exons ATGTCCAAACGAGCTCCGGCAGGGCGGGCCAGGGCGGAGCGAACGGACGCCGTGGGCACCCTTCAAGCCGCCAATGACGAGCTGAGAGCCAAACTGATGGACGTCCAGTTAGAACTTCAGCAGGAGAAGAACAAGGTGAAGACCTCAACGGACAGAcactgc GTCAGCCgtctggagagagagagaagtcaGGAACTGCGGGCGGAGCACCACCGCGCCACCGCCGCCATGACGGAACTCAAAAGCAAACTCCATGAGGAGAAGCAGAAAGAGTTAGCCGTTACCAGGGAGACATTACTGCGGCAGCATGAAATGGAGCTGATGAGAGTGATCAAAATCAAAGATGGAGAGATCCAGCGACTGAATGCCTTGGTCCTCAGCCTGAGGGACGGCTCCATGGACAAG GTGAGGAGCGGGGGCGCTTTGCTGGCGGAGGTGGAGGAGACGCGGCGGAGTTGGGAGACCGAGCGGTGTCGCCTCCACCAGGAGCTTCAGGAGCAACGCGGAGCAAAGAGGAGCGCGGAAGAAGCCCTGGCAGCGGCCCAGCAGGCCTGCCAGTCCCGAGCGGCCGAGCTCCGATCGGCTCATCACCAGCATGGGGAGGAGCTGAGCCGAACCAAGAGAGACTGCGAGAGGGAGATCCGCCGACTGGTAGGACTGATCAGATGCGCG ATGGATGAGATCAAGCTGAAGGACAGAGCGGTTAGTGTTTTGGATAAAGCCCTGGGGCTACAGGCCGGCCACGCCCACCGCCTTCAGCTGCAGACTCAGGCTGCCGAGCAGCAGATCGCCGCCCTGAGGGATTCCCAAAGGGCGGGCCTAAACTACCCTGGAAGTGGGGTCAACGCCGCTACTAGCAATCCTCTTCATAGC TCTCAGGAGGATCGGGACACGCGAAGGTTTCAGCTGAAAATCGCTGAGCTCAGCGCAGTCATCAGGAAACTGGAGGATCGAAATGCCCTGCTTTCTGAAGAGCGCAACGAACTG CTGAAGCGActgagagaaacagagagcCAGTTTCTGCCACTcctggacaaaaacaaacgccTGAGCAGGAAGAATGAAGAACTCTCGCTGGTGCTGTGTCGCCTCGAAAACAAAGTGCGCTTTGTCACCCAGGAGAACGAGGAGATGGCAAGCTTG AGAAGGCCTAGTTCGCTCAATGACCTGGACCGCGGTTGCGGCCAGCAGGACGGTGAAATGGAGTTTCTACGGCTTCAAGTTGTGGAGCAGCGGCACATCATCGACGACTTGTCCAAG GCTCTGGAGACAGGAGCTCACGTCAGAAATGTAATT GAAAGAGATTTGGTGCTACGATACCGACGTCGAGAATCTCTGAGGAGGAAACGGAGCGTGAGGTCCTGCAAG GTCATCGAAACATTTTACGGCTACGACGAAGACGTGTCGGTGGACTCGGACGGATCGTCCTTGTCTTTTCACACCGACAGAACCCCCGACACGGAACCCGAAGAG gggtgtgtgcgtgaggaGGCGGAGCTTCGCTACCGCCAGCTGACGCAAGAATATCAAGCGCTGCAACGAGCCTACGCTCTGCTAGCCCAGACCAGCGGAGGGGACTACGACGCCGAGAAGGAGATCAAG ACCAGAGAACAGCTGATGGTTGAAATGGGTCACTATCAAAGCAGAGTGGCAGATCTGGAGTCAGCGCTGAAACAACAAGGACAG AATGTCAAGTGGGTGGAGGAGAAACAGCTGCTGCGTCAGAGCAATCAGCAGTTGGCCGAAAAG GTCAGGCGGATGGAGGCGGAAGAAGCGCGTCTGAAAGAGCACATCCAGGATATCCGAGACCAAAACGAACTGCTTGAGTTCCGCATCCTGGAGCTGGAG GAGAGGGAGTGGCGCTCCCCCGTTTTGAAGTTCCAGCAAGTCCGTTTCCCAGACGGCCTCAGCCCTTTGCAGATCTACTGCGAGGCCGAGGGCGTGAGC GACATCGTCATCAGTGATCTGATGAAGAAGCTGGACATCCTGGGCGATAACGCC AATCTCACCAACGAGGAGCAGGTGGTCGTGATTCACGCCAGGACCCTTCTCACCCTAGCCGAGAAG TGGTTAGAATCCATCGAAGTGACCAAGTCAGCACTTCAACAGAAGATGTTGGACATTGAAAGTGAGAAG GATATGTTCTGCAAGCAGAAGGGCTACCTGGATGAAGAGTTGGACTTCAGGAAGCGTTCCATGGACCAGGCTCATAAG AGGATCCTGGAGCTGGAGGCCATGTTGTACGAGGCGCTACCGCAGCGGGACTGCCCCGCCACGGACGGCGAAAAGGCCAGCCACGCTGGCGTGAATGACATGCTGACGGCGGATCAGAGAGAAGAGCTTAGGAGCGCCGTGGACCAATGGAAGCGAGCCCTGATGTGCGAGTTGAGGGAGCGCGACGCTTGCATCCTCCAAGAGAGAATGGATCTGCTGCACAGCGCGCAACAG AGGAACAAAGAGCTGAAAGAATTCATCGAAGCTCAGAAGAGACAAATCAAACAATTGGAGGAGAAGTTTctgtttctctttctcttcttctccttggCCTTCATTCTGTGGCCCTAA